One part of the Truepera radiovictrix DSM 17093 genome encodes these proteins:
- a CDS encoding alpha-mannosidase, translating to MHHHVRHTLPKLGKRLSLITPLVYRRRQPLAPFRYKPLASPLEPPPLDADTSDWETLAYGDHWGAPRTDFVLRSRFCVPQDWDASLPTALYLPLGEAGDFSHPEALVYLDGRPYAAADRHHQEIGLPQGVTGTHEVALHGWTGINYAEDRRLYLRECSVVQLDPPTRAFVNLARVALETAQHLDEDAPVKGALLNALDDAFKRLETLQLGDAFYESVPEALERLQTGVAKAGPPMDVSIAAAGHAHIDVAWLWTLGQTRRKAGRTFHTVLRLMEQFPEYRFSQSQPQLYDYVRQDYPELFEAIKARVAEGRWEILGGMWVEADCNLSGPESLARQFVLGRAFFKEHFGEVDSSILWLPDVFGYAWNLPQLIKEAGLEYFFTIKIGWSQYNRLPYDTFYWRGLDGTEVLTHFSTTPEIGSPHASTYNASATPEQVLGTWRNFQQKETQRDLFMAFGYGDGGGGPTREMLENISLMQAFPGLPKVRHSTAEAFFRALEATPGLPTWDGELYLELHRGTYTTQSRNKRANRKSEFLLHDAEFACVLAGLLDADYRYPESELRRAWELVCLNQFHDIIPGSSIGEVYAESLAQYDEVRRLGEAARDGALEAIARQVGGEVVVLNPTSFARGDLAFVPARLEGLSVPTQAVAGGTLLAVGTLPPYSATPVGAGEAPTVDGELSVGERHLENAYVRVELDADGDITRVWDKVAGREVLQEGAKANQFLAFEDRPLEWDAWDIDVFYDDKVYYAAPAASVRVVEAGPLRAMLEVKRQILGSPYTQRLSLAYNSPRLDITTDIDWRERHTLLKVAFPVRILSPVATHEIQWGSVQRPTHRNTSWDWARFETCAQKWVDLSEGDYGVSLLNDCKYGHDVQGNTLRLSLLRSPTFPDPEADRGRHVFTYSLLPHTGGVGEATIAAAYALNDPLLVVRAAGGRGSPVQLLAADRPNAVIETVKRAEDGRGFVVRLYESQRRRGPVTLHVGCDLAHAERTDLLERPRQALTVEGRRVTLELRPFEIATLRLVPA from the coding sequence TTGCATCATCACGTCCGCCACACCCTACCGAAGCTCGGCAAACGCCTGAGCCTGATCACCCCCCTCGTCTACCGGCGCCGCCAGCCCTTGGCCCCCTTTCGCTACAAACCGCTGGCGTCACCCCTCGAGCCGCCGCCCTTGGACGCCGACACGAGCGACTGGGAGACGCTCGCCTACGGCGACCACTGGGGTGCGCCCCGCACCGACTTCGTGCTGCGCAGCCGCTTTTGCGTGCCACAGGACTGGGACGCCTCGTTGCCCACGGCGCTCTACCTGCCGCTCGGGGAAGCGGGTGACTTCAGCCACCCGGAGGCGCTCGTCTACCTAGACGGTCGCCCCTACGCCGCCGCCGACCGCCACCACCAGGAGATTGGGCTGCCGCAGGGCGTGACGGGCACCCACGAGGTCGCGCTGCACGGTTGGACCGGTATCAACTACGCCGAGGACCGGCGGCTCTACCTGCGCGAGTGTAGCGTGGTGCAGCTCGACCCGCCGACGCGCGCGTTTGTCAACCTCGCGCGGGTCGCACTAGAGACCGCCCAGCACCTAGACGAGGACGCGCCGGTGAAGGGCGCGCTGCTCAACGCCCTCGACGACGCCTTTAAGCGCCTCGAGACGCTGCAACTGGGGGACGCCTTTTACGAGAGCGTGCCGGAAGCCTTGGAGCGTCTCCAAACCGGCGTGGCCAAAGCCGGCCCCCCGATGGACGTCTCCATCGCCGCAGCCGGACACGCGCACATCGACGTGGCGTGGCTGTGGACCCTCGGCCAGACCCGGCGCAAAGCGGGGCGCACCTTCCACACGGTGCTCCGCCTCATGGAGCAGTTTCCGGAGTACCGCTTCAGCCAGAGCCAGCCCCAGCTCTACGACTACGTGCGGCAGGACTACCCGGAGCTCTTCGAGGCTATCAAGGCGCGCGTCGCCGAAGGGCGCTGGGAGATCCTGGGCGGGATGTGGGTCGAGGCCGACTGCAACCTCTCGGGTCCCGAGTCGTTGGCGCGCCAGTTCGTGCTGGGGCGGGCGTTTTTCAAAGAGCACTTTGGCGAGGTAGATTCGTCCATCCTCTGGCTCCCCGACGTCTTCGGTTACGCCTGGAACCTGCCGCAGCTCATCAAAGAGGCGGGGCTCGAGTACTTCTTCACCATCAAGATCGGTTGGAGCCAGTATAACCGCCTGCCCTACGACACGTTTTATTGGCGGGGCTTAGACGGCACGGAGGTGCTCACCCACTTCTCCACCACGCCCGAGATCGGTAGCCCTCATGCGAGCACCTACAACGCTTCGGCCACGCCCGAGCAGGTGCTGGGCACCTGGCGCAACTTCCAGCAGAAGGAGACCCAACGCGACCTCTTTATGGCGTTCGGTTACGGCGACGGGGGCGGCGGGCCGACCCGGGAGATGCTCGAGAACATTTCGCTGATGCAGGCCTTCCCTGGACTTCCGAAGGTGCGCCACAGCACGGCGGAGGCGTTTTTTCGGGCGCTAGAGGCCACACCGGGGCTGCCGACGTGGGACGGGGAGCTCTACCTCGAGCTGCACCGCGGCACCTACACCACGCAGAGCCGCAACAAACGCGCCAACCGCAAAAGCGAGTTTCTGCTCCACGACGCCGAGTTCGCCTGCGTGTTGGCGGGCCTCTTGGACGCCGACTACCGCTACCCAGAAAGCGAGCTGCGCCGGGCTTGGGAGCTCGTATGCCTAAACCAATTTCACGACATCATCCCGGGCAGCAGCATCGGCGAGGTCTACGCGGAGTCGCTGGCGCAGTATGACGAGGTGCGGAGGCTCGGCGAGGCGGCGCGGGACGGGGCCTTGGAGGCGATCGCGCGGCAGGTGGGTGGCGAGGTCGTGGTGCTCAACCCGACCTCGTTCGCGCGGGGTGACCTCGCCTTCGTACCGGCGCGCTTGGAGGGCCTGTCGGTGCCGACTCAGGCGGTCGCAGGGGGGACGCTGCTGGCGGTCGGGACGCTGCCGCCTTACAGCGCGACGCCCGTAGGGGCGGGTGAGGCGCCAACCGTGGACGGTGAGCTGAGCGTGGGCGAGCGCCACTTGGAAAACGCCTACGTGCGCGTCGAGCTGGACGCCGACGGGGACATCACCCGGGTCTGGGATAAGGTCGCGGGGCGCGAGGTGCTGCAGGAGGGCGCCAAGGCGAACCAGTTCTTGGCCTTTGAAGACCGGCCGCTCGAGTGGGACGCCTGGGACATCGACGTGTTCTACGACGACAAGGTCTACTACGCCGCGCCCGCCGCGTCGGTGCGCGTGGTGGAGGCGGGGCCGCTCCGGGCGATGCTCGAGGTCAAGCGCCAGATCCTGGGGAGCCCGTATACCCAACGGCTCTCGCTCGCCTACAACAGCCCGCGCCTCGACATCACGACCGACATCGACTGGCGAGAGCGCCACACCCTGCTCAAGGTGGCCTTCCCGGTCCGCATCCTCTCGCCCGTCGCCACCCATGAGATCCAGTGGGGGAGCGTCCAGCGGCCCACCCACCGCAACACCTCGTGGGATTGGGCGCGCTTCGAGACGTGCGCCCAGAAGTGGGTCGACCTCTCCGAAGGTGACTACGGCGTGAGCCTTTTAAACGACTGCAAGTACGGCCACGACGTGCAGGGCAACACCCTGCGCCTGAGCCTCCTGCGCAGCCCCACGTTCCCCGACCCCGAGGCCGACAGGGGGCGGCACGTGTTCACCTACAGCCTCCTGCCGCATACCGGTGGGGTCGGCGAGGCGACCATCGCTGCCGCCTACGCGCTCAACGACCCGCTGCTGGTGGTGAGGGCGGCCGGTGGGCGCGGCAGCCCCGTGCAGCTCCTCGCCGCCGACCGGCCCAACGCGGTGATCGAGACCGTCAAACGCGCCGAGGATGGTCGGGGGTTCGTCGTGCGGCTCTACGAGAGCCAGCGGCGGCGGGGGCCGGTGACGCTGCACGTCGGCTGCGACCTCGCCCACGCGGAGCGCACCGACCTGCTCGAGCGCCCCCGCCAAGCCCTCACGGTCGAGGGGCGCAGGGTCACGCTCGAGCTGCGGCCCTTCGAGATCGCCACGCTCCGGCTCGTTCCGGCTTGA
- a CDS encoding Gfo/Idh/MocA family protein: MPTPTTASTTSKVKLALIGAGNIAAFHLRGLLAHADKAECVALCDVSDANLALCAQRLRTSPARYHDWNRLFSEQDVDAVIIALPHHLHAPAILAAAAAGKHILCEKPMCTTLAEADAILGAVKRAGVTYMSAHNQLFSPVVREAKRLLDEGAIGGLRWLRTQDAFLAEAASMRDTWRGDAASQGGGELIDTGYHPSYLLLYLAAAPVAAVGASMSRFHMMIEGEDTASVQVRFQNGVLGEILTSWAMERPYGTHQIHLVGDRGELFGSDNELFYRPRGFDTPARRTLPPVDTFTEEIGHFVTCLLTEERPLHGAEEGRAVLELILRATESAAGWQSTAPKAAPERQGRLEATP, from the coding sequence ATGCCCACTCCAACGACAGCTTCCACCACGAGCAAGGTCAAGTTAGCCCTGATCGGTGCTGGCAACATCGCGGCCTTTCACCTTCGGGGCCTCCTGGCGCACGCCGACAAAGCCGAGTGCGTCGCGCTCTGCGACGTTTCAGACGCCAACCTGGCGCTTTGCGCCCAACGGCTGAGGACGAGTCCCGCGCGCTACCACGACTGGAACAGGCTCTTCAGTGAGCAAGACGTCGACGCGGTGATCATCGCCCTGCCCCACCACCTCCACGCTCCGGCCATCCTCGCCGCGGCGGCGGCGGGCAAGCACATCCTGTGCGAGAAACCGATGTGCACGACGCTCGCCGAAGCGGACGCCATCCTGGGGGCCGTGAAGCGCGCCGGTGTCACCTACATGTCGGCCCACAACCAGCTCTTTAGCCCCGTGGTGAGGGAGGCCAAGCGGCTTCTCGACGAGGGCGCCATCGGCGGCTTGCGTTGGCTTCGCACCCAGGACGCCTTCCTCGCCGAAGCGGCCTCCATGCGGGACACCTGGCGAGGAGACGCCGCGTCACAGGGGGGCGGCGAACTCATCGATACGGGGTACCACCCCTCGTATCTCCTGCTCTACCTCGCCGCCGCACCCGTCGCAGCGGTGGGCGCGAGCATGAGCCGGTTTCACATGATGATCGAGGGCGAGGACACCGCCAGCGTCCAGGTGCGCTTTCAAAACGGGGTTTTGGGTGAGATCTTGACCTCGTGGGCGATGGAGCGGCCCTACGGCACCCATCAGATCCACCTGGTGGGGGACAGGGGCGAGCTCTTCGGCTCCGACAACGAACTCTTCTACCGGCCGCGCGGCTTTGACACCCCCGCGCGGCGGACGCTGCCGCCAGTCGACACCTTCACCGAAGAGATCGGGCACTTCGTCACCTGTTTGCTGACCGAGGAGCGCCCCCTCCACGGCGCCGAGGAGGGGCGGGCGGTGCTCGAGTTGATTCTAAGAGCGACCGAGAGCGCTGCGGGCTGGCAGAGCACCGCGCCCAAAGCGGCCCCCGAGCGGCAGGGCCGATTGGAGGCGACCCCATGA
- the recJ gene encoding single-stranded-DNA-specific exonuclease RecJ: MRPSAPPHPTAPAARWAVRPSAPPAEVARLVRAFSLPPLVASVLWARGLRSPEALQPPFERTRIPALATAAERLAEALARGKRILIHGDYDADGISGTAVLTLGLRALGGRVTPFIPNRLRDGYGVHPARVAEHAAGADLFITVDCGISNRAEVAALQAAGVEVIVTDHHHPGQVLPDCLTVHPSLSPYAKKGLPELTGAGVAYHLLWALHEHLGLEAPVEYSDLATIGTVADVAPLMGENRALVTAGLAQLARSRWPGLRAMMARTLSHGRAPSAREVAFVLAPRLNAAGRLGEADLGLELLTTASERRALELASYLDARNADRRKVQDAMLGEALKLVDPEAPALVLERPSWHPGVMGIVASKLLERFYKPVFIIAQGKGSVRSTPGISAVGGLEYARDLLERFGGHSQAAGFAIREGCVEAFRERVYDYARQHPTPRPELVADTLLAPDEIDTDLYRALCTLEPYGEGHPAPRFALCAPLEGVGCMGEGGKHLNLRVGGVRGVAWDRGADAPALRAAGVINAAVTLRENTWQGKTQLELLADDVRPAAPLELSTPSAVRRPLYRGPPPEGVDARWVREVPLSADLLQLTAPLAALVRRGEPLSFDLPEAELGRLAALPLPPTLSEVRRAFVCLRRGTPLPADTPKAQLCRRILEELELVGPSGHALRGQKRDPYSSESFVKGLLERYKLQGFLKAYRALSDVAFAETVWTLFGPSEAGPKRT, translated from the coding sequence GTGCGCCCCAGCGCTCCCCCCCACCCCACCGCACCCGCGGCGCGCTGGGCGGTTCGGCCCAGCGCGCCGCCCGCCGAGGTCGCTCGCCTGGTGCGCGCCTTTTCGCTCCCGCCCCTTGTGGCGAGCGTCCTCTGGGCGCGCGGCCTGCGCAGCCCCGAGGCGCTGCAACCGCCTTTTGAACGCACCCGCATCCCCGCACTCGCGACGGCGGCAGAGCGCCTCGCCGAGGCGCTGGCACGGGGCAAACGCATCCTCATCCACGGCGACTACGACGCCGACGGCATCAGCGGCACGGCCGTCTTGACGCTCGGCCTGCGCGCCCTGGGCGGCCGCGTGACCCCCTTTATCCCCAACCGCCTGCGCGACGGCTACGGGGTGCACCCGGCGCGGGTCGCCGAACACGCCGCGGGCGCCGACCTCTTCATCACCGTCGACTGCGGCATCTCGAACCGCGCGGAGGTCGCGGCGCTCCAAGCCGCCGGGGTCGAGGTCATCGTCACCGACCACCACCACCCCGGCCAGGTGCTCCCCGACTGCCTCACGGTGCACCCCTCGCTCTCCCCGTACGCCAAAAAGGGGCTCCCCGAGCTCACCGGCGCGGGCGTCGCCTATCACCTGTTGTGGGCGCTCCACGAGCACCTCGGGTTGGAAGCGCCCGTGGAGTACAGCGACCTCGCCACCATCGGCACCGTCGCCGACGTCGCCCCCCTGATGGGTGAAAACCGCGCGCTCGTCACGGCGGGTCTGGCGCAGCTCGCTAGAAGCCGCTGGCCGGGGCTGCGCGCGATGATGGCGCGCACGCTCTCCCACGGGCGGGCGCCGAGCGCGCGCGAGGTCGCCTTCGTGCTGGCGCCGCGCCTCAACGCCGCGGGGCGTCTGGGCGAGGCCGACTTGGGGCTCGAGCTCCTCACCACCGCCTCCGAGCGCCGCGCGCTGGAGCTCGCGAGCTACCTAGACGCCCGCAACGCCGACCGCCGCAAGGTGCAAGACGCGATGTTGGGTGAGGCCCTCAAACTCGTCGATCCGGAGGCGCCCGCGCTGGTGCTCGAGCGCCCCAGTTGGCACCCGGGCGTCATGGGCATCGTGGCGAGCAAGCTCTTAGAGCGCTTTTACAAACCCGTCTTTATCATCGCGCAGGGCAAGGGCTCGGTGCGTTCGACCCCGGGGATTTCGGCCGTCGGCGGGCTTGAATACGCCCGCGACCTTCTGGAGCGCTTCGGTGGGCACTCGCAGGCGGCGGGCTTCGCCATCCGGGAGGGCTGCGTCGAGGCGTTTCGCGAGCGCGTGTACGACTACGCCCGCCAGCACCCGACCCCGCGACCCGAGCTCGTCGCCGACACCCTGCTCGCGCCCGACGAGATCGACACCGACCTCTACCGCGCGCTCTGCACCCTGGAGCCCTACGGCGAGGGCCACCCCGCACCCCGCTTCGCCCTCTGCGCGCCGCTCGAGGGCGTCGGGTGCATGGGGGAAGGGGGCAAGCACCTCAACCTGCGCGTGGGCGGGGTCCGGGGGGTCGCGTGGGACCGCGGCGCAGACGCCCCCGCCCTGCGGGCCGCCGGGGTCATCAATGCGGCCGTCACCCTGCGCGAGAACACCTGGCAGGGCAAAACGCAGCTCGAGCTCCTGGCCGACGACGTGCGCCCCGCCGCGCCGCTCGAGCTAAGCACCCCCTCCGCGGTGCGGCGACCGCTCTACCGCGGCCCACCCCCCGAAGGGGTCGACGCGCGGTGGGTGCGCGAAGTCCCCTTGAGCGCCGACCTCCTGCAGCTCACCGCACCTTTGGCGGCGCTCGTGCGGCGCGGCGAGCCCCTCTCTTTCGACCTCCCCGAGGCGGAGCTGGGGCGCCTAGCGGCGCTCCCCCTCCCACCGACTTTGAGCGAGGTGCGCCGCGCTTTCGTCTGCCTGCGGCGCGGCACCCCTTTGCCCGCGGACACCCCCAAGGCGCAGCTCTGCCGGCGGATCTTGGAGGAGTTGGAGCTGGTCGGCCCTTCGGGCCACGCCCTCCGGGGCCAGAAGCGCGACCCTTACAGCTCCGAGAGCTTCGTCAAAGGGCTTTTGGAGCGCTACAAATTGCAGGGCTTTCTCAAGGCCTACCGCGCCCTCTCGGACGTGGCGTTCGCGGAGACGGTCTGGACGCTCTTTGGCCCTTCGGAGGCCGGGCCGAAGCGCACGTAA
- a CDS encoding LapA family protein, giving the protein MKIFRVIQLLALGALIGYLVVLHNVNPQIVILPFFISLPVSWVVGASLLLGFLVGWLAFSGHAWRLARENRALRQRLSKAGAVLEPALTERDTARPTQVRRTPPPRPERDAEPLSPEDLSSAAENHAPRRGWRFGSRNAPTDTDEER; this is encoded by the coding sequence GTGAAAATCTTCCGCGTGATCCAACTCCTCGCGCTCGGCGCGCTGATCGGCTACCTGGTAGTGCTCCACAACGTCAACCCGCAGATCGTCATCCTGCCCTTTTTTATCTCCTTACCCGTCTCGTGGGTGGTCGGCGCTTCGCTGCTGCTCGGCTTTTTGGTCGGTTGGCTCGCCTTCTCGGGTCACGCGTGGCGGCTCGCGCGCGAAAACCGCGCGCTGCGGCAGCGGCTCAGCAAAGCGGGCGCCGTCCTCGAGCCCGCCCTCACCGAGCGCGACACCGCGCGCCCGACGCAGGTGCGCCGCACCCCGCCGCCGCGCCCCGAGCGCGACGCCGAACCGTTGTCGCCGGAGGACCTCTCGAGCGCTGCGGAGAACCACGCGCCGCGCCGCGGTTGGCGCTTTGGCAGCCGCAACGCCCCCACCGACACCGACGAGGAGCGCTAG
- a CDS encoding tetratricopeptide repeat protein, with translation MRRLYTATLYALLAALPAAMTAPPASAQITTLTQPLPAEAREVLEGARERTREALKTYEAPYRPDQPLFREALSLARRAVELAPDNPEALRFLAELNGVTGFYGPAFAAWERFVAAGGVLDAAALDQLVRAGTQVGYARYQQGDLEGALAAYERVADLAPERPLAHRWRGRILLELERPQRALEAWETVLRLRPGDAAAEHFADLAAAGVRYGLPAARAFYDGVAHYEAGRRERARERFAEAARLNPAYAEAWAYVGRVAFEAGDYREAERAYSEASALEPDNATYRYFLAEARRRAEGS, from the coding sequence ATGCGACGTCTATACACCGCTACGCTCTACGCGCTCCTCGCGGCGCTGCCCGCAGCGATGACCGCGCCCCCCGCGAGCGCCCAGATCACCACCCTTACCCAACCGCTCCCCGCCGAGGCGCGCGAGGTCTTGGAGGGGGCGCGCGAGCGCACCCGCGAGGCGCTAAAGACCTACGAGGCGCCCTACCGGCCCGACCAGCCGCTCTTTCGCGAGGCGCTCTCGCTCGCCCGCCGAGCGGTCGAGCTCGCCCCCGACAACCCCGAAGCGCTCCGCTTTCTGGCCGAGCTCAACGGCGTGACGGGGTTTTACGGCCCCGCGTTCGCCGCCTGGGAACGCTTCGTCGCGGCGGGCGGGGTGCTCGACGCGGCCGCTTTAGACCAGCTCGTGCGCGCGGGCACCCAGGTCGGCTACGCGCGCTACCAGCAGGGCGACCTTGAGGGGGCGCTCGCGGCCTACGAACGCGTCGCCGACCTCGCCCCCGAGCGGCCGCTCGCCCACCGCTGGCGCGGGCGCATCCTGCTAGAGCTTGAACGCCCGCAGCGGGCGCTCGAGGCGTGGGAGACGGTGCTGCGGCTGCGTCCCGGCGACGCGGCGGCCGAGCACTTCGCCGACCTTGCCGCGGCGGGGGTGCGCTACGGCCTCCCCGCCGCGCGGGCCTTTTACGACGGGGTTGCGCACTACGAGGCGGGCCGCCGCGAACGGGCCCGCGAGCGCTTCGCCGAGGCGGCGCGCCTTAACCCCGCGTACGCCGAGGCGTGGGCCTACGTGGGGCGCGTCGCCTTCGAGGCGGGCGACTACAGGGAGGCCGAACGCGCCTACAGCGAGGCGAGCGCGCTCGAGCCGGACAACGCCACCTACCGCTACTTTTTGGCGGAGGCGCGGCGGCGCGCGGAGGGCAGCTGA
- a CDS encoding ABC transporter ATP-binding protein, which yields MERRKSLPLQASESAFKGISEPLIAASELHKSFPPRKAVLKGVDLTLYAGEVVGLLGLNGAGKTTLIKLLTGLLEPDAGSVTLLGRARDRQGVRRHVALMKEGQPTLFEFMTPRQNLRYYGGLLGVRDLAAGVARVLAEVELTEVADTPLLYLSNGTKRRVGLALAYLKGARVLLLDEPSAGLDIRSTALMKGALKAFAAAGNAVLLTGHEMGFLESVCDRVVVLHGGRVAAEGTLRALLQRFAPEQWVEVWLEGRPGAGELLEEQGGLFRVRLPLAELGALGALRVRQLRLETPALEALLREVGDVARRVA from the coding sequence ATGGAACGACGAAAGAGCCTACCGCTACAAGCTTCCGAGAGTGCTTTTAAGGGTATCTCAGAGCCCCTTATAGCGGCCTCTGAGCTCCACAAATCCTTTCCGCCCCGTAAGGCTGTCCTTAAGGGCGTCGACCTCACGCTCTACGCGGGCGAGGTCGTCGGGTTGTTGGGCCTCAATGGCGCCGGCAAAACGACGCTCATCAAGCTCCTGACGGGGCTCCTCGAGCCCGACGCGGGGAGCGTCACCCTGCTCGGCCGCGCCCGGGACCGGCAGGGGGTGCGGCGGCACGTGGCACTCATGAAAGAGGGGCAGCCGACGCTCTTTGAGTTCATGACCCCGCGCCAAAACCTCCGCTACTACGGCGGCCTGCTCGGCGTACGCGACCTCGCCGCGGGGGTCGCGCGGGTGCTCGCAGAGGTCGAGCTCACCGAGGTGGCCGACACGCCCCTCTTGTACCTCTCGAACGGCACCAAACGCCGCGTCGGGCTCGCGCTCGCTTACCTCAAGGGCGCGCGCGTGCTGCTCCTCGACGAGCCGAGCGCGGGGCTCGACATCCGGAGCACCGCGCTCATGAAAGGGGCGCTTAAAGCCTTTGCCGCGGCCGGCAACGCGGTGCTTCTAACGGGGCACGAGATGGGGTTTTTGGAGTCGGTGTGCGACCGGGTGGTGGTGCTGCACGGCGGGCGCGTCGCCGCCGAGGGGACGCTGCGGGCGCTTTTGCAGCGCTTCGCCCCCGAGCAGTGGGTGGAGGTGTGGCTCGAGGGTCGCCCCGGCGCGGGGGAGCTTTTGGAGGAGCAGGGCGGGCTCTTTCGGGTGCGGCTGCCACTGGCGGAGCTCGGGGCGCTCGGGGCGCTGCGGGTGCGGCAGCTGCGGCTCGAGACCCCCGCCCTCGAGGCGCTGTTGCGCGAGGTGGGTGATGTGGCGCGCCGAGTGGCTTAG
- a CDS encoding ABC transporter permease, with protein MWRAEWLRLRADWLFYRQLLLGSLLNQVLVTVGAFWVVSLLADKSLATLMALFFWQYASVPLSRVAADIWEETSTGAFEQTYLHAGAPVAVLFVRLCLYFVRQSALQLPVFAALALLSFGWAPLASYPWFGFALSLALTLASLAGLGLVVGGVLLVSRNAISYASAAEYALLFLSGVIVPIAALPAPLQALAPWLPLSLGVEALRRLEAGAAPYGLLLLLGVQAAALLLLGLAVFRVCLARALRRGFAMGR; from the coding sequence ATGTGGCGCGCCGAGTGGCTTAGGCTCCGCGCCGACTGGCTCTTCTACCGCCAGCTCCTGCTGGGCTCCTTGCTCAACCAGGTGCTGGTCACCGTGGGGGCGTTTTGGGTCGTGTCGCTCCTCGCCGACAAGAGCCTGGCGACCTTGATGGCGCTCTTTTTCTGGCAGTACGCCAGCGTCCCCCTAAGCCGCGTCGCGGCGGACATCTGGGAGGAGACCTCGACGGGGGCCTTTGAGCAGACCTACCTGCACGCCGGCGCGCCGGTCGCGGTGCTTTTCGTGCGGCTCTGCCTCTACTTCGTCCGGCAGAGCGCCCTGCAGCTCCCCGTGTTCGCGGCGCTCGCCCTGCTGAGTTTCGGGTGGGCGCCCCTAGCGAGCTACCCCTGGTTCGGGTTTGCGCTCAGCCTCGCGCTGACGCTCGCCAGCCTCGCCGGCCTCGGACTCGTCGTCGGGGGGGTGCTGCTGGTGAGCCGCAACGCGATCAGCTACGCCAGCGCCGCCGAGTACGCGCTGCTCTTCCTGTCGGGGGTCATCGTCCCCATCGCCGCGCTGCCCGCGCCGCTGCAGGCGCTCGCGCCGTGGCTGCCGCTGTCGCTCGGCGTCGAGGCGCTAAGGCGCCTCGAGGCGGGCGCGGCGCCCTACGGCCTCCTGCTGCTGCTGGGCGTGCAGGCCGCCGCCCTCCTCCTGTTGGGGCTCGCGGTCTTTCGGGTGTGCCTCGCGCGGGCGCTGCGGCGCGGTTTCGCCATGGGGCGTTAG
- the rdgB gene encoding RdgB/HAM1 family non-canonical purine NTP pyrophosphatase gives MKLALATANEDKVREFRRALAQSPLTLVSARELGVTDFPAETGASYAANALTKAAFLAGRTGLLSLADDSGLEVDALGGAPGLYSARFASGSDLERTAHLLAQLRGVPEGERRARFVCVLGLVTPAGDAHTFEGRCDGVILEAPRGAGGFGYDPVFWSPELGKTFAEATPEEKAAVSHRGRALAELAAWLQAR, from the coding sequence GTGAAGCTCGCGCTCGCGACCGCCAACGAGGACAAGGTGCGCGAGTTTCGGCGCGCGCTCGCCCAGAGTCCGCTGACGCTCGTCTCGGCGCGCGAGCTCGGCGTCACCGACTTCCCCGCCGAGACGGGCGCTTCGTACGCGGCCAACGCCCTGACCAAAGCGGCTTTTCTCGCGGGGCGCACGGGGCTCTTAAGCCTCGCCGACGACTCGGGGCTCGAGGTCGACGCCCTGGGCGGCGCCCCCGGCCTCTACAGCGCCCGCTTCGCTAGCGGGAGCGACCTCGAGCGCACCGCGCACCTCTTGGCGCAGCTGCGGGGGGTTCCGGAGGGGGAGCGAAGGGCGCGATTCGTCTGCGTGCTCGGGCTCGTCACCCCCGCGGGGGACGCCCACACCTTCGAGGGCCGCTGCGACGGGGTGATCTTAGAGGCGCCCAGGGGCGCGGGCGGCTTCGGCTACGACCCGGTGTTCTGGAGCCCCGAGCTGGGCAAGACCTTCGCCGAGGCCACCCCCGAGGAAAAAGCGGCGGTGAGCCACCGCGGGCGCGCGCTCGCAGAGCTCGCCGCGTGGTTGCAGGCGCGCTAA
- the rph gene encoding ribonuclease PH, giving the protein MRKGRQPFQLREIRVTPGYNRFAEGSALVEWGDTRVLATVTVENKLPPHLRGKKGRVGWLTAEYAMLPRSTAERTQRERLYAGGRSLEIQRLIGRSLRSVTDLTLFHGQTLTVDVDVLQADGGTRCAGILAGYAALHHAAGRLVRKGALDEWPLTHEVAAVSVGVVRGETLLDLDFHEDAAAEIDLNVVATADGKLVEVQGSGEERPIDAGRYVELVAQGISAVQGLLAHVRGSFT; this is encoded by the coding sequence ATGAGAAAAGGTCGCCAACCCTTCCAGCTCCGCGAGATCCGCGTGACGCCGGGCTACAACCGCTTCGCCGAGGGCTCGGCCCTGGTCGAGTGGGGCGACACCCGCGTGCTCGCCACCGTCACCGTGGAGAACAAGCTCCCGCCACACCTGCGCGGCAAAAAGGGCCGCGTGGGGTGGCTCACCGCCGAGTACGCCATGCTCCCGCGCAGCACGGCCGAACGCACGCAGCGCGAACGCCTCTACGCGGGGGGGCGGTCGCTCGAGATCCAGCGGCTGATCGGCCGGAGCCTGCGCAGCGTCACCGACCTCACGCTCTTTCACGGCCAGACGTTGACCGTTGACGTCGACGTGCTCCAGGCCGACGGCGGCACCCGCTGCGCGGGCATCTTGGCGGGGTACGCGGCGCTGCACCACGCCGCCGGACGCCTCGTGCGCAAGGGCGCGCTCGACGAGTGGCCGCTCACGCACGAGGTCGCGGCGGTGAGCGTCGGGGTCGTTCGGGGGGAGACGCTTTTAGACCTCGACTTTCACGAGGACGCGGCCGCGGAGATCGACCTCAACGTGGTCGCGACCGCCGACGGCAAGCTCGTCGAGGTCCAGGGCAGCGGGGAGGAGCGGCCGATCGACGCGGGGCGCTACGTGGAGCTCGTCGCGCAGGGGATCAGCGCGGTGCAGGGGCTTTTGGCGCACGTGCGCGGGAGCTTCACGTGA